From one Microlunatus sp. Gsoil 973 genomic stretch:
- a CDS encoding polyprenol monophosphomannose synthase: MTDPQAPRVVVVTPTYNERENLPVLAGLLAGLEVPGLRLLVVDDNSPDGTGEVADKLAAESPDRVAVLHRTEKDGLGRAYVAGISRALVDGADIVVQMDADLSHPASVIPEMLRLLQTTDAGVVIGSRYVTGGSAAGEWAWHRRLLSAWANAYVNVILRLQVKDATAGFKAWRADTLRRIDVGSIRSNGYAFQVEMNHRTVRAGIKIIETPIRFEERNEGRSKMTLGVQLESALMPWRLLFGRRHGHG, from the coding sequence TTGACCGACCCGCAAGCCCCGCGCGTCGTCGTGGTCACCCCGACCTACAACGAGCGCGAGAACCTACCCGTGCTCGCCGGCCTGCTCGCCGGGCTCGAGGTACCCGGTCTCCGGCTGCTGGTGGTCGACGACAACTCACCCGACGGCACCGGCGAGGTCGCGGACAAGCTTGCCGCGGAATCCCCGGACCGGGTGGCGGTGCTGCATCGCACCGAGAAGGACGGGTTGGGGCGCGCGTACGTCGCGGGCATCTCCCGGGCGCTGGTCGACGGCGCCGACATCGTCGTGCAGATGGACGCAGACCTCTCCCACCCGGCCTCGGTGATCCCGGAGATGTTGCGGCTGTTGCAGACCACCGACGCCGGTGTGGTGATCGGCTCGCGGTACGTGACCGGCGGGTCAGCGGCCGGTGAGTGGGCCTGGCATCGGCGGCTGCTGTCGGCCTGGGCCAACGCGTACGTCAACGTCATCCTGCGGCTGCAGGTCAAGGACGCGACCGCCGGCTTCAAGGCCTGGCGTGCCGACACGCTGCGCCGGATCGACGTCGGGTCGATCCGCAGCAACGGGTACGCCTTCCAGGTCGAGATGAATCATCGGACCGTCCGTGCCGGAATCAAGATCATCGAGACCCCGATCCGGTTTGAGGAGCGCAACGAGGGGCGTTCGAAGATGACCCTCGGGGTGCAGCTCGAATCGGCGTTGATGCCCTGGCGGCTGTTGTTCGGCCGACGTCACGGGCACGGCTGA
- a CDS encoding dioxygenase has protein sequence MSSIFQPETPAGAYDAFVGSARVRARDRRPWTPTDGRMPALFISHGAPPLLDDAEWLAELFDWAHRLPQPRAVLIVSAQWEAAPLALSSPAAAMTPVYDFGGFAPRYYTLRYDTPDASELAGLVRSVLPEGARPHEHLDRGLDHGAWVPLMAMYPNADVPVLQLSLPTQDPGKLLELGRRLQALRDHGVLIIGSGFMTHGLPFLTREIIQGQEIPFLVEGIRPLGHRGTRQR, from the coding sequence ATGAGTTCGATCTTCCAGCCGGAGACCCCAGCCGGCGCGTACGACGCCTTCGTCGGATCCGCCAGGGTCAGGGCCCGGGACCGTCGGCCCTGGACACCCACCGACGGCCGGATGCCCGCCCTGTTCATCAGCCACGGGGCCCCGCCGCTGCTGGATGACGCCGAGTGGCTCGCCGAACTCTTCGACTGGGCGCACCGGCTGCCGCAACCTCGAGCCGTACTGATCGTTTCGGCACAATGGGAGGCCGCGCCGCTCGCGCTGTCCAGTCCGGCGGCCGCGATGACTCCGGTGTACGACTTCGGCGGCTTCGCACCCCGCTACTACACACTGCGCTACGACACTCCGGACGCCTCCGAACTCGCCGGGCTTGTCCGGTCGGTGCTGCCTGAGGGAGCGCGACCCCACGAGCACCTCGATCGCGGCCTCGATCATGGTGCCTGGGTGCCGTTGATGGCGATGTATCCCAACGCTGACGTCCCGGTCCTGCAGCTGAGTCTGCCCACCCAGGATCCCGGCAAACTGCTCGAACTGGGCCGGCGGCTGCAGGCCCTTCGTGATCACGGCGTGTTGATCATCGGCTCCGGATTCATGACCCACGGCCTGCCCTTCCTGACCCGGGAGATCATCCAGGGACAGGAGATTCCCTTCCTGGTCGAGGGAATTCGACCACTGGGCCACCGAGGCACTCGCCAACGGTGA
- the secA gene encoding preprotein translocase subunit SecA, which yields MDRMLRIGEGRTLKKLKAVADRVNAIEEDFVAMSDEELRAQTDEFRKRYENGESLEDLMFEAFATVREASKRVLGKRHFDVQMMGGAALHWNNIAEMKTGEGKTLVATLPCYLNALTGRGVHVVTVNDYLAKYQSEQMGRIHHFLGLRVGVILSEMSPEERRDAYAADITYGTNNEFGFDYLRDNMALSIADCVQREHYYAIVDEVDSILIDEARTPLIISGPAEDNQRWYPTFAQIVERMRRDVDYEVDEKKRTVAVLEAGIDKVEDRLGIDNLYESANTPLIQYLNNAIKAKELFKRDKDYVVTPDAEVVIVDEHTGRTLAGRRYNEGLHQAIEAKERVEIKDEYQTLATITLQNFFRMYEKLAGMTGTAMTEASEFQKIYGVGVIPIPTNEPMIRIDQKDLIYRTEEAKFAAIIEDVVERHEAGQPVLIGTASVEKSEILSALLKKAGVRHEVLNAKQHEREAAIVAMAGRKGAVTVATNMAGRGTDIMLGGNPEFMADLALRQKGIDPTSDPDEYEAQYPRVLEEFERQTKAQHDEVVEFGGLYVIGSERHESRRIDNQLRGRSGRQGDPGESRFYLSLQDDLMRLFKSDIVEWVLQALRVPDDQPIENKRVSSSIASAQEQVEAQNFDIRKNILKYDDVMNRQRHRIYGDRRRVLEGADVSDQLRETVDNVVRQYVLAGTEGFAEDWDLEQLWTQLKTLYPVSLKRSDYEEQEDLDREELIADFQDDARRAYDAREQELGPEVMRELERQVMLTVLDRKWREHLYEMDYLREGIGLRAMAQKDPLVEYQREGGEMYAQMMEAFKEEVVGYLYHLEVEVQREPAVGVVAGADGLPLEVGARRRGAGQRGGSDSSGGDGGSGNMRPLAPRRAPLIESGPDPDGPGVEISSHEQTEREPEPVGTATQSRPQISGKGLATGNRQAQQLAYNSANGRTGSTRAASKDQYAGVGRNQPCPCGSGKKFKMCHGASGSR from the coding sequence ATGGACAGGATGCTCCGCATAGGCGAGGGCAGGACGCTGAAGAAGCTGAAGGCGGTCGCCGACCGCGTCAACGCCATCGAAGAGGACTTCGTCGCGATGAGCGATGAGGAGCTCCGGGCCCAGACCGACGAATTCCGGAAGCGGTACGAGAACGGCGAGTCGCTGGAGGACCTGATGTTCGAGGCCTTCGCCACCGTCCGCGAGGCCAGCAAGCGGGTGCTCGGCAAACGTCACTTCGACGTCCAGATGATGGGCGGTGCGGCGTTGCACTGGAACAACATCGCCGAGATGAAGACCGGTGAGGGCAAGACCCTGGTCGCCACCCTGCCGTGCTATCTGAATGCGCTGACCGGCCGCGGTGTGCACGTGGTCACGGTCAACGACTACCTGGCGAAATACCAGTCCGAACAGATGGGCCGGATCCACCACTTCCTCGGCTTGCGGGTCGGGGTGATCCTGTCGGAGATGTCGCCGGAGGAGCGCCGGGACGCGTACGCGGCCGACATCACCTACGGCACCAACAACGAGTTCGGCTTCGACTACCTGCGCGACAACATGGCGCTGAGCATCGCCGACTGCGTGCAGCGCGAGCACTACTACGCGATCGTCGACGAGGTCGACTCGATCCTGATCGACGAGGCACGGACGCCGTTGATCATCTCCGGCCCGGCCGAGGACAATCAGCGCTGGTATCCGACCTTCGCCCAGATCGTCGAGCGGATGCGGCGCGACGTCGACTACGAGGTCGACGAGAAGAAGCGCACCGTCGCCGTCCTCGAGGCGGGTATCGACAAGGTCGAGGACCGGCTGGGCATCGACAACCTGTACGAGTCGGCCAACACCCCGCTGATCCAGTACCTGAACAACGCGATCAAGGCCAAGGAACTGTTCAAGCGGGACAAGGACTATGTCGTCACCCCCGACGCCGAGGTCGTGATCGTCGACGAGCACACCGGCCGGACGTTGGCCGGCCGCCGGTACAACGAGGGTCTGCACCAGGCCATCGAGGCCAAGGAACGGGTGGAGATCAAGGACGAGTACCAGACGCTCGCCACGATCACCCTGCAGAACTTCTTCCGGATGTACGAGAAGCTCGCCGGAATGACCGGTACGGCGATGACCGAGGCGTCGGAGTTCCAGAAGATCTACGGTGTCGGCGTCATCCCGATCCCGACCAACGAACCGATGATCAGGATCGACCAGAAGGATCTGATCTATCGCACCGAAGAGGCCAAGTTCGCCGCGATCATCGAGGACGTCGTCGAGCGTCACGAGGCCGGGCAGCCGGTGCTGATCGGCACCGCGTCGGTGGAGAAGAGCGAGATCCTCTCGGCACTGTTGAAGAAGGCGGGCGTCAGGCACGAGGTGCTGAACGCCAAGCAGCACGAGCGCGAGGCAGCGATCGTCGCGATGGCCGGACGCAAGGGCGCGGTCACCGTTGCCACCAACATGGCCGGCCGCGGTACCGACATCATGCTCGGCGGGAACCCGGAGTTCATGGCCGATCTCGCCCTGCGTCAGAAGGGCATCGATCCAACTTCCGACCCCGACGAGTACGAGGCGCAGTATCCGAGGGTGCTCGAGGAGTTCGAGCGACAGACCAAGGCCCAGCACGACGAGGTCGTCGAATTCGGCGGGCTGTACGTGATCGGTTCCGAACGGCACGAGTCGCGGCGCATCGACAACCAGTTGCGTGGTCGCTCCGGACGCCAGGGCGACCCGGGAGAGAGCCGCTTCTACCTGTCGTTGCAGGACGATCTGATGCGGCTGTTCAAGTCCGACATCGTGGAATGGGTGCTGCAGGCGCTTCGGGTGCCCGACGACCAGCCGATCGAGAACAAGCGGGTCAGCTCCTCGATCGCCAGTGCCCAGGAGCAGGTCGAGGCGCAGAACTTCGACATCCGCAAGAACATCCTGAAATACGACGACGTGATGAACCGGCAGCGGCACCGGATCTACGGCGACCGCCGCCGCGTGCTGGAAGGTGCCGACGTCTCCGACCAGTTGCGGGAGACCGTCGACAACGTGGTCCGCCAGTACGTGCTGGCCGGCACCGAAGGCTTCGCCGAGGACTGGGACCTGGAGCAGCTGTGGACGCAGCTGAAGACGCTGTACCCGGTGTCGCTGAAGCGTTCGGACTACGAGGAGCAAGAAGATCTTGATCGCGAGGAGTTGATCGCCGACTTCCAGGACGACGCCCGCCGGGCCTATGACGCCCGCGAGCAGGAGCTCGGCCCGGAGGTGATGCGCGAGCTCGAGCGCCAGGTGATGCTCACCGTGCTGGACCGCAAATGGCGCGAGCACCTCTACGAGATGGACTACCTGCGCGAGGGCATCGGTCTGCGCGCCATGGCCCAGAAGGATCCGTTGGTCGAGTACCAGCGCGAGGGCGGCGAGATGTACGCCCAGATGATGGAGGCATTCAAGGAGGAGGTCGTCGGCTACCTCTACCACCTCGAGGTGGAGGTCCAGCGTGAGCCGGCGGTCGGCGTGGTCGCCGGGGCCGACGGGCTACCGCTCGAAGTCGGCGCTCGCCGGCGCGGCGCTGGTCAACGCGGCGGCAGTGACAGCAGCGGCGGTGATGGCGGCAGCGGCAACATGCGACCGCTCGCGCCGCGCCGGGCACCGCTGATCGAGTCCGGTCCCGACCCGGACGGCCCGGGCGTGGAGATCAGTTCGCACGAGCAGACCGAGCGTGAGCCGGAACCCGTGGGGACCGCGACGCAGTCCCGTCCGCAGATCAGCGGGAAGGGTCTGGCCACGGGCAACCGCCAAGCCCAGCAGCTGGCGTACAACTCTGCCAACGGGCGGACCGGTTCGACCCGGGCCGCGAGCAAGGACCAGTACGCGGGTGTCGGGCGCAACCAACCCTGCCCCTGCGGGTCGGGCAAGAAGTTCAAGATGTGCCACGGCGCCTCCGGCAGCCGCTGA
- a CDS encoding helix-turn-helix domain-containing protein — MPDESLKRIGPRLRAARRERGLTLDQVSRAAGISASTLSRLESGRRQANLELLLPLTRELQLSLDELLRPMEVADPRIRQKSYRANGMTVQPLSPPGAPLQTCKITYAPRRRRPPQRTHDGYEWSYVLSGRVRLFLADRELVLEPGEAAEFDTRLPHALMAADDAPAEVISIFSADGARIHLRARTRPS, encoded by the coding sequence GTGCCGGACGAGTCGCTGAAACGGATCGGGCCACGGTTGAGGGCCGCTCGGCGCGAGCGGGGTCTGACCCTGGACCAGGTGTCCCGGGCCGCAGGCATCTCGGCCAGCACCCTGTCCCGCTTGGAGAGCGGCCGACGGCAGGCCAACCTCGAGCTTCTGCTCCCCCTCACCCGGGAACTGCAGCTCAGCCTGGACGAGCTGCTCCGGCCGATGGAGGTCGCCGATCCGCGGATCCGGCAGAAGTCCTATCGGGCGAACGGGATGACCGTCCAGCCCCTGTCTCCGCCCGGTGCGCCGCTGCAGACCTGCAAGATCACCTATGCCCCGCGTCGCCGGCGTCCGCCGCAGCGGACCCACGACGGCTACGAATGGAGTTACGTCCTCAGCGGACGCGTCCGGTTGTTCCTCGCCGATCGGGAGCTCGTGCTGGAGCCGGGCGAGGCAGCCGAGTTCGACACCCGGCTGCCGCACGCGTTGATGGCTGCCGACGACGCTCCCGCCGAGGTGATCAGCATCTTCAGCGCGGACGGAGCCCGGATCCATTTGCGAGCCCGAACCCGGCCGTCCTGA
- a CDS encoding transcriptional regulator, with protein MSSIPPGPDYDLDDLRIVTGTKELKALFHPLRDTILDLLTERAATVGELAEAVQRPASSVAYHVDVLAAAGLVKVVRTRKVRAVEERFFGRTARTFYVGEIRPDQVELIENYLNRAAAESEPALRADRLRAILRHARISEEAAARFWRRIFEVVDEFSSLPRSGEQTFGFVVGLYPTQQPSLPAQDESSGD; from the coding sequence ATGTCGAGCATTCCGCCCGGACCGGATTACGACCTGGACGATCTCCGGATCGTCACCGGCACCAAGGAGCTGAAAGCGCTGTTCCACCCGCTCCGAGACACGATCCTCGACCTGCTCACCGAGCGAGCAGCCACCGTCGGCGAACTGGCCGAGGCCGTACAGCGCCCGGCCAGTTCGGTGGCCTACCACGTGGACGTGCTGGCTGCCGCCGGCCTGGTCAAGGTGGTCAGGACCCGCAAGGTCCGTGCGGTGGAGGAGCGGTTCTTCGGCCGCACCGCGCGAACCTTCTACGTCGGTGAGATCCGGCCCGACCAGGTCGAACTGATCGAGAACTATCTGAACCGGGCGGCGGCGGAATCGGAACCGGCGCTGCGGGCCGACCGGTTGCGGGCCATCCTGCGCCACGCACGGATCAGTGAGGAGGCGGCTGCGCGATTCTGGCGGCGCATCTTCGAGGTCGTCGACGAGTTCTCCTCGCTGCCGCGGTCGGGGGAGCAGACGTTCGGCTTCGTCGTCGGCCTCTACCCGACGCAACAGCCGTCGTTGCCGGCCCAGGACGAATCGTCGGGGGACTGA
- the rpmG gene encoding 50S ribosomal protein L33 encodes MARNAQRPVVKLRSTAKTGTTYLTRKNRRNDPDRLVLRKYDPRIARHVEFREDR; translated from the coding sequence ATGGCCCGCAACGCGCAGCGCCCCGTGGTCAAGCTGCGGTCGACCGCGAAGACCGGCACGACCTACCTGACCCGCAAGAACCGTCGCAACGACCCCGACCGGCTTGTGCTGAGAAAGTACGATCCGAGGATCGCCCGGCACGTCGAGTTCCGCGAAGACCGCTGA
- a CDS encoding alpha/beta fold hydrolase: MIRNSSVPDRTGQVTSADGTTIGYRRIGNGPGLLVLHGGALTGSNYRRLAAQLAGDFTVFLPDRRGRGLSGPYRDDHSIATEDADLTALVAGTGARYAFGTADGGLFALHAAQTLTELEKIIAYEPVVFAGQPGQDEFATMIDRFTARIDAGDPLGAATVATKAAFPEPLRRVPDAAYRAAFGLGLRLADLRGAGDHRSRDLLATLKPELAMVRATEGRLDDFRRINADVLLLRGSRSEPLITGSVDALRRLIPNARTAVLPGLVHGSAQDTGGNPRVIAAAIRTFLAG; encoded by the coding sequence ATGATCCGAAACAGCAGCGTCCCGGACAGGACGGGGCAGGTCACCTCGGCCGACGGGACAACGATCGGCTACCGGCGGATCGGCAACGGACCCGGCCTGCTGGTCCTGCACGGTGGCGCACTGACCGGCAGCAACTACCGCAGGCTCGCCGCCCAACTGGCCGGCGACTTCACAGTCTTTCTGCCGGACCGTCGCGGACGCGGGCTGAGTGGTCCTTACCGCGACGATCACTCGATCGCCACCGAGGACGCCGACCTGACCGCGCTGGTCGCCGGCACCGGTGCACGGTACGCCTTCGGCACGGCCGACGGCGGGCTGTTCGCGCTGCACGCCGCACAGACCCTCACCGAATTGGAGAAGATCATCGCCTACGAACCCGTGGTGTTCGCCGGGCAACCTGGTCAGGACGAGTTCGCGACCATGATCGATCGCTTCACCGCGAGGATCGACGCCGGTGACCCGCTGGGGGCGGCGACCGTCGCCACCAAGGCCGCGTTCCCCGAGCCCCTGCGCCGGGTGCCCGACGCGGCCTATCGCGCCGCGTTCGGACTGGGGTTGCGACTCGCCGATCTGCGCGGAGCCGGCGACCATCGCAGCCGAGACCTGTTGGCAACGCTGAAGCCCGAACTCGCCATGGTGCGCGCCACCGAGGGCAGGCTGGACGACTTCCGCCGGATCAACGCCGACGTGTTGTTGTTGCGTGGCAGCCGGTCCGAACCGTTGATCACCGGAAGTGTCGACGCGCTGCGCCGGCTGATCCCGAACGCCCGGACCGCGGTGCTCCCCGGACTCGTGCACGGTTCGGCGCAGGACACCGGCGGAAATCCGCGGGTGATCGCCGCCGCCATCCGGACGTTCCTCGCCGGATGA
- a CDS encoding DUF3048 domain-containing protein, translating to MTGPKPTTHRLRRAAVVLGLGMTLAAAGCAGSDKPGPTPSARPTSPSASVTPATPKPKPSPTKAAAYDPLSGGRKVDGPVVGVKIDNVAAARPQAGVYQADMVVVERVEGNLTRLLAIYHTKWPKRVGPVRSARNTDIEFLPMFSKSPGLVFSGANGKVARQLQKSPIRTIPRLTRDSSRVAPHNVFVNLDSVRNLKGIGKQQPVGFAFGKSRQWASAARDGSVTIPVGVDRFGFRYRNGHYRGTWNGKAQVDEHGTPVTVDNIVDLKVNYRKDTRTTSNKSYVAQTVGKGSVVVFSGGRKITGTWQRHSTTGRMSLKSSGGRTITLAPGHTWIMLDG from the coding sequence GTGACTGGACCGAAACCGACCACACACCGGCTCCGTCGTGCTGCGGTGGTGTTGGGTCTCGGCATGACCCTGGCCGCCGCCGGTTGCGCCGGATCCGACAAACCGGGTCCGACGCCGTCCGCCCGACCGACCAGCCCGTCGGCATCGGTGACCCCGGCCACCCCGAAGCCGAAACCGTCGCCGACCAAGGCAGCTGCCTACGATCCGCTGAGCGGCGGCAGGAAGGTCGATGGCCCCGTCGTCGGGGTCAAGATCGACAACGTCGCAGCCGCCCGTCCGCAGGCCGGGGTCTACCAGGCCGACATGGTCGTCGTGGAGCGCGTCGAGGGCAACCTGACCCGACTATTGGCGATCTACCACACGAAGTGGCCGAAGCGGGTGGGCCCGGTGCGCAGCGCCCGCAACACCGACATCGAGTTCCTGCCGATGTTCTCCAAGTCCCCCGGGCTGGTCTTCTCCGGTGCGAACGGCAAGGTGGCCCGGCAACTGCAGAAATCGCCGATCCGGACGATCCCGCGGCTGACCCGCGACAGCTCCCGGGTCGCACCGCACAACGTGTTCGTCAACCTGGACTCGGTACGCAATCTCAAGGGAATCGGCAAACAACAGCCGGTCGGCTTCGCGTTCGGCAAGAGCCGGCAGTGGGCTTCGGCCGCACGGGACGGGTCGGTGACGATCCCGGTCGGCGTTGACCGGTTCGGCTTCCGCTACCGCAACGGCCACTACCGAGGTACCTGGAACGGGAAGGCCCAGGTCGACGAGCACGGCACGCCGGTGACGGTCGACAACATCGTCGATCTCAAGGTCAACTACCGCAAGGACACCAGGACCACCTCGAACAAGTCCTATGTCGCCCAGACCGTGGGCAAGGGATCGGTCGTGGTGTTCTCCGGTGGACGCAAGATCACCGGGACCTGGCAGCGGCACTCCACGACGGGTCGCATGTCGCTGAAGAGCTCCGGCGGACGGACCATCACGCTGGCACCCGGCCACACCTGGATCATGCTCGACGGCTGA
- a CDS encoding Rv3235 family protein: MTAQNGFPGFGAAAPPTVRLLPVPPSAPAAERWPTVRVDRRVSVNQPPLPWLAEDRLVDQLADQLTGRHSRTGAVRIVRFGDSWAGPLPDVLPDPGAWSANLAVGLAEVLRGARPIGQLNRWLSPAALAQLTVLAASRSAARRQAPSRRAPPSHPAPLGPAPATLQSVHLQRSGPDAVEAVALFGDTGSALSALAFRLEAFGDRWSCTALETRPTVSRRA, encoded by the coding sequence ATGACAGCGCAGAACGGCTTCCCGGGATTCGGGGCGGCCGCGCCGCCGACCGTGCGGCTGCTCCCGGTTCCGCCGTCGGCTCCCGCGGCCGAGCGGTGGCCGACGGTCCGGGTCGACCGACGCGTGTCGGTCAACCAGCCTCCACTGCCGTGGCTGGCCGAGGACCGGTTGGTCGACCAGCTGGCGGACCAGCTGACCGGTCGGCACAGCCGGACCGGCGCCGTACGGATCGTTCGCTTCGGCGACAGCTGGGCCGGCCCGCTGCCCGATGTCCTGCCGGATCCCGGTGCCTGGTCGGCCAATCTCGCGGTCGGACTCGCGGAGGTGTTGCGTGGCGCGCGGCCGATCGGTCAGCTCAACCGCTGGCTGAGTCCCGCCGCCCTGGCCCAGCTGACGGTGCTCGCCGCCTCACGGTCGGCGGCCCGACGACAGGCACCATCTCGCCGGGCACCACCCTCTCATCCGGCACCCCTGGGTCCGGCACCCGCGACGCTGCAATCGGTTCATCTGCAGCGATCCGGACCGGATGCCGTCGAGGCGGTCGCGCTCTTCGGAGACACCGGCTCGGCGCTGTCGGCACTGGCGTTCCGCCTGGAGGCGTTCGGCGATCGGTGGTCCTGCACGGCACTGGAGACCCGGCCGACAGTCAGCCGTCGAGCATGA
- a CDS encoding Gfo/Idh/MocA family protein translates to MRIVQVGLGGFGRNWAEEMIPQVPEVEVVGRADISPDSRQAAISAGIVEESATYETAEAAIAATDPDAVLVTASLVGHVPAVRAALEAGKHVMVEKPFAPTVAEATELVDLAEAKGLVLAVSQNYRFFPAVQEVRRLVAEGELGELHAVELDFRRFSGRNGVRGPHHYLDEPLLVDMSIHHFDLMRVVLGRDAKQVDCRTWDPSWSLFTGPSEGVALVDFDGITLSYRGSWVSHGDPTPWAGEWRMDFADGEIAWTSRGDGRYGWTSDEVWIRRGRQRTKLVLPRVERTDRAGTLTEFVTAITQGRQPDNSGRDNLATLSLTYAAVESAATGNPIKVG, encoded by the coding sequence GTGCGTATTGTTCAGGTCGGGCTGGGCGGATTCGGCCGTAACTGGGCCGAGGAGATGATTCCCCAGGTCCCCGAGGTCGAAGTGGTCGGCCGGGCCGACATCTCGCCGGATTCGCGACAGGCGGCGATCTCGGCGGGAATAGTCGAGGAATCGGCGACCTACGAGACGGCCGAAGCGGCGATCGCAGCAACCGACCCCGACGCCGTCCTGGTCACCGCAAGTCTGGTCGGGCACGTGCCGGCGGTCCGTGCGGCGCTGGAGGCCGGGAAGCACGTCATGGTGGAGAAGCCGTTCGCGCCGACGGTCGCCGAGGCCACCGAACTGGTCGATCTGGCCGAGGCCAAGGGCCTGGTGCTCGCGGTGAGCCAGAACTATCGCTTCTTCCCGGCGGTGCAGGAGGTACGGCGCCTGGTTGCCGAGGGCGAGCTCGGCGAACTGCACGCGGTCGAGCTCGACTTCCGCCGCTTCTCCGGGCGGAACGGTGTCCGCGGACCGCATCACTACCTGGATGAGCCGCTGTTGGTGGACATGTCGATCCACCACTTCGATCTGATGCGGGTCGTGCTCGGCCGGGATGCCAAGCAGGTCGACTGCCGAACCTGGGATCCCAGCTGGTCGCTGTTCACCGGGCCGTCCGAGGGTGTCGCACTGGTCGACTTCGACGGCATCACGTTGAGCTATCGCGGCAGTTGGGTCAGCCACGGCGATCCGACGCCGTGGGCCGGGGAATGGCGGATGGACTTCGCCGACGGCGAGATCGCCTGGACCAGCCGGGGCGACGGCAGATACGGCTGGACCTCCGACGAGGTGTGGATCCGCCGCGGTCGGCAACGGACCAAGCTCGTCCTGCCGCGGGTGGAGCGGACCGACCGGGCCGGTACGTTGACCGAGTTCGTCACCGCGATCACCCAGGGCCGCCAGCCCGACAACTCCGGACGTGACAACCTGGCGACCCTCTCGCTGACCTACGCGGCGGTCGAGTCCGCGGCAACCGGCAATCCGATCAAGGTCGGCTGA
- a CDS encoding NAD(P)/FAD-dependent oxidoreductase → MTNDLKESIDTGPDTIWDVIIVGGGAAGLSAALMLGRARRSVLVIDGGEPRNRFARHMHGVLGHDGTDPHQLLAEGRAEVARYGGRIVSGIVARVSQADGSLVVETAAGDRTRSRALVAATGLRDRLPDIPGLAQRWGRSVLHCPYCHGWEVRDQHFGVLATSALSLHQVQLVRQWSERVTFFENGLGLLDTDTRTRLQSRGIGIVRPAVAEVLGTGDAISAVRTADGLLTPVDAVFTGGVPEPLDHYLSDLDLPRADGLVGSFLAVDSTGRTGHPRIWAVGNLVSPQATVPLAISSGATAGALINFELVTEEFDAAVARPAPVA, encoded by the coding sequence ATGACCAATGACCTGAAGGAATCCATCGACACCGGGCCCGACACGATCTGGGATGTGATCATCGTCGGCGGGGGAGCCGCAGGGTTGAGCGCCGCGCTGATGCTCGGCCGGGCGCGCCGCTCGGTCCTGGTGATCGACGGCGGCGAGCCGCGCAACCGCTTCGCTCGCCACATGCACGGTGTTCTCGGACATGACGGCACCGATCCGCACCAGTTGCTGGCCGAGGGCCGGGCTGAGGTCGCCCGCTACGGCGGCCGGATCGTCTCCGGCATCGTCGCGAGGGTGTCCCAAGCCGACGGATCACTGGTCGTGGAGACTGCAGCGGGTGACCGGACTCGTAGCCGGGCACTGGTCGCGGCGACCGGCCTCCGGGACCGACTACCCGACATTCCCGGACTCGCGCAACGGTGGGGACGCAGTGTTCTGCACTGCCCGTACTGCCACGGTTGGGAGGTACGCGACCAACACTTCGGCGTGCTGGCCACCTCTGCGTTGTCACTCCACCAGGTCCAACTGGTCCGGCAGTGGAGCGAGCGGGTGACCTTCTTCGAGAACGGGCTCGGACTGTTGGACACCGACACGCGGACGCGGTTGCAGTCCCGCGGCATCGGAATAGTCCGCCCGGCTGTGGCAGAAGTGCTCGGCACCGGAGACGCCATCTCCGCCGTGCGCACCGCGGACGGTCTGCTCACCCCGGTCGACGCCGTCTTCACCGGCGGCGTGCCCGAGCCGCTGGACCACTACCTCAGCGACCTCGATCTGCCCCGCGCCGATGGCCTGGTTGGAAGCTTCCTGGCCGTTGACTCGACCGGCCGCACCGGTCACCCGAGGATCTGGGCCGTCGGCAATCTGGTCAGTCCCCAGGCCACGGTGCCGTTGGCGATCAGTTCCGGCGCCACCGCCGGAGCCTTGATCAACTTCGAGCTGGTCACCGAAGAGTTCGACGCTGCGGTCGCTCGGCCGGCACCTGTGGCCTGA